aacatgcaatttgaactttgaacttgctgttATGGAGGAGAATAgtgttctctttgtatttgtaaaaacaAAATTGAATATTCGttacttttgggagatattagcagactagcagacaagataaagaattgggaaagaccatgaattaggACTTCAATCAATTAAAAAGGtcttacttttaaatttaatacatttcggttcttttttaaacttttgagtaattaccaagctgaattttgagaatttggatATTATATAAAGGACTTATTCAAGAAattctgttttaaattgaaaaagtctttggggcttacgcctcactaaaAAAACGCGCCTCAAATGCCCGGTCGTACGCCCCGAACGCCCAGTCGTACGCCCCGAATTGCTGgacgtacgcctcttgagactttcgccccacaccatcgcctcggggcgtttttggtgcgcctcgccccgaaaacgccttttaaaacattgttCCAACCTCAATTTTagtgtttgattgatgatttgaattggagaaattggggattttagcaAAAACTcttctaaaacataaattgatttgaaggccgatttgaagtcggaattggatgattttggtatggttggactcgtatcggaatgggcgttcggaatttgttagttttgtcgggttctgggGTGCGgcccgggattgactttttgagttgacttttttattttagttaaagatCTTAACTATAATTATCAAAATTGATTTATCttgtattgtttgatgatattaagtcatttttggttagatttgaaccGTGCGGAGGCGAATtataaaggaaaagctatttttgagtgatGAATTGgtctaattgaggtaagtatcttgtctaactttgtgtggaggaaaATACCCAATAGGATTTGGTCTAATtgcattatttgaattatgtgaaagacgtgtacgcaaggtgacgagtgtgtacacgagcttatatgtgaaaattgaccggtttagactcttaggcttttattatgcctttaattgaagttattgttacatggaatatctttcattgttgagttatttcctatttcattttgttgttgaaattcttgtatacattgttgttgagccgtgggctatgttttattgtgatattggtattgttgttttggcaatgttgtggcatatgggcacgtgtggtgcgagttgatCATTGTGTTGTGATAAGATGCGCATGCGGCGGCATAAGGGtggtgatattgatgcgcatgcggtgagataaggggggtTTATGCGCATGTTGCTAGTAAGGGGAATTACTTCATTTGAAGCACACACGGCGAGATAAGGGGCTAAAGCGTGcgaagctatttcgggaaaaatatttttaaaaggcGAAATGACCTAagggccacttaaacttgtagccGTTTGTCATCCCGGTATATAAACTTACATTTTTCCCATTTTAACACTTTAACTCATATATTTGTACACTAATAAACACATATGACTGTGCGTGGTCCTCGAGCGCTATGACACAAATGATATGTCACATACTTATCCTCTTACTAATTACCATATGTAATTTATGGGTTCCActttataaaaaattaatttactcACAAAAGTTTTATCTCCCGTCCATTCTCTTCGTATAGGACGACATTGAGCCACCATTTTTCACAGTAAATCCACCATTTTCAATCGTAAGAACCCAAATTTGATCCTTCAGATTCTAATCAAACCTCAGTAAAataatttagcctaaaaatgGTTATAACACTCTCGAAAAGACCCCCCAAAATTACACCGGCGAGATTGCCGCCGGTAAAAATAGCAACCATACAAAGAATCATCCAAAATCGTCACTGCTTCACCTTTTTGCCATCGGCCTGCCACCTTCCTTACCACTTTATCTTCGTCACCTCCTTTTCAACAAGCCTACTAACAATAGACCAAACAGATCAGAAACACCACCATTTCAATTTTAATACTCTTTGCtaccaaaatttaaaaaaaaaaaaaaaaaaagagacgaGCAATAACCATTATCTCATTTGATGCCTTACTTTATTTAAATTGTTATCatgctttactttattttattcttaaaataaactcattatctcATTTGATACTTTACATTAATTAAAATGTTATCATGCTTTACTTTATTTGATTcttaaaataaactcattatctcatttgatgcttttccttaaataaattttattgttatcatgctttactttatttgattcttaaaataaactcattatctcATTTGGTGTTTTACTTTACTTAAATTGTTATCATGCTTTACTTTATTTAAATAAACTTTCTTTGAACATTATATTGGTAATTGATACGGATACGAAATACATGGTGGCACGAGGTCTTCATCGTGCGAGTGTGACTTATGTtgcgggcacgaggtgccatgtgtGTAAGATTTGTGAATTGTGGCTTATGACTTGtaattatgaggtgtggtacctcagggtgattcttgttgtaaatCTTGTGGTGGAACGACTTGATGATTTGAACTGTCATTGTTTTCCTTGACTTAATTCCCCTGTATTTCAAATGTGTgttgattattttgttgttttactgcatgtttattctttgttgccatttatttcattatttgcttTCCGTCGTTAGCTTTATATCTATGTCCTgcacaaattttcatgtctagtgagtgtcttgacttgaacctcgtcaccaCTCTgacgaggttagtcttgatacttactgggtaccgctgtggtgcactcatactacgcttctgcacatttttgtacagatccaggtacttcagaTCGTGTTGATTTTGAGAGTTATGCCTATGCGGTTGgaacttcaaggtatacctgctgttctgttcgcaggcctcgaagtcaccctCTTACTTCATATATGCTAATGTTTAATTGTAATTCAAAATAGTATTGTATTTTGGAATGTCTTGTGTACTCTCCGTAAAGCTTATGACACTGTATTACTggattttgggattgtgaaagttGTATTATGATATTGGCTATGTTTTGGGCCATTTTTCTCAGTTTTATCTAACATTAAGTTGTTATATCCTGTCTGATGTTGTTGTGtgatagacttacctagtcgtagagactaggtgtcatcacgatccttaaggtgGGATTATGGAGTCGtgacagaaagaaaaaaaaaggaaaacaaaagtagTGATGACAAAAAAGCTTTTTTAGGAGATCAAAGCTCTTTCACCAAGGAAACTGCATATCAGATTTACCACCATCCgaaatctcatatgtaaaaaacaATATAAAAGAGGCCCGCGCATGGTAAGATCATAGATGTCCTCTAGCTTAGGCACCACAGACTTGTACAGTTATGTTCCTCattctttccttcttttcatttctcctttcattttcttttttctggaGGATATACCATCATTATCATGCTTTGATATACTTATGATTTTTTCACCCCAAAATTTTCTAAGGaaacagtaaaagaaaagagttaataaCTTCATGGCTATTCTGACTTTATTGATGGTATAATGACAAAGGGAGACTCAGCAACTCAAAGTATATCCAATAAGATTAACAGTTCCAACATGAATCATGTTGTCACCACTCACCAGAAACAAATTAAGGAAAAACGGAAGGAATGCCGAGAAGGAGAACTTTTTACTTATAGTCTATAGAATTGACTTTTCTGTATCAGGGTTCTGTAACTTACCCCAGCTTTAGAAACTCTCAGCTCCACATCATGATTATAAATCTCATACAAATACTGCCCCAACTCAACACCTTCCTTACCCTCCTGTTTCAAGCGTCGTAAGCAAAGCCACATATGGATAACAAGTAACGAGAATGTGGTCTTAAATGTTTTCTCCAAGTTAAATACTGCACAGCAACATATATACACAGATCAGACAACAAAATGAACATTAATTACCATATCAACTCCAGGAAGAAAAGGAAATTATAATTTCTAAAGATGGCAgggaaaagaaaaacagaaaaataagGTGTTGTGAAAAAATAAGGTAATTACAATTGTGTGTTTTTCTTGTTTAAATTTCTTAAATGGCTGTATTTTCACAATAAAGGGTCATTAACTTAGACATATTTGATCACACATCTGAATATTTTCCTGAAAGTATCATATGGAAAATGAATATTCAAAAAGTTGAGCTGTAGAGTTAACATGAGCAAGAATGCTGTTAAAGATTAGTAATAATGAGCTGGGTTAGAATCTTATGAGATATAAGCTGCCAGTGCTTGAATGATTAAAAGGATAGGCCAGATTCAGTCAACAATTTGACAATTGCTAAATTGCATCTTCAATTACATGCTCACTAATCAAATGTCCTATGAGCATCATAGTGGATCTAAGAAAGAAAAGACACAGATGTAGCATtgtattttctcttatttttcttaaaataaataatataagtTTCAGATAATGATCCATGCACCAACAGGAAAAGGCAAAAGCAATGATGTTCGAGGAGCAACGAGCGAACAGACTAACCGTCATAAATAGCAGGTCTATCAACTTGGTGAATAACACGGCGATAAATAACATTTGCCCCTCGAATGGACTTGCTTTGCTTACTATAAAACCGCAACAGCTTAAGTATAAAGCGCTTGATGCCCTCGTATTGTGGATCTTCAACTCTTAATGGTGAATCAGGTGCTAATGCCAGTGAATGAGGCTTAGACCAAAACAACTTGTTCAATTTTACCTACTCAAGTGACAGAAATTCAATTACCAGCAGCTGCAGCACTTTGTAAGTTGGACAAATTAGATCCAACGAATCATTTGCTCAGTATAACCACGAATAACTTAATTAAGATAAAGCAATCTTCTTTCAGTTTGCTCATCAAGGTCAACTACAGAAATTCAATAAAAAAAGCACACAAACGTCACAATTTTTGAACAACCAAAGATTAAGATTCAAGCAACAAAGTCATGCCGGACTATAATCTTTTAACAGAGTCATGCTCGTTGCTCCTCCAACTCCAACATCATTGATAATACTCTCTTTacgtgaacttatttcctttttaagtCATATTCAAAAAGGATGAGCACTTTCTAAATTAGAAACAAGTTATTTTATTTGAATCATccgtaataaataaataaataaataaatatatatatatatatatatatatatatatatatatatatatatatatatatcttttttgTGATAAAGTAACATTTTTAACCTTAATGACAAGCTTTTACagccacacaaatgttatggcaTATTCAagactacaagtttcaaaagtttccGTTTCTTTTCTTAAACAGCATACAATAGGCAAATTTAGCTTGAAGCTTAAAGGGTAATCAAGTACTCAAAACCCCTGAGATTTAGAACAAAAGTCAAAAGTTAAAAACCTCGGTTTTGACATTGAAGATTTTCTCAGTGGGATCAGCTGCAACCGCCGCAACTTTGGAATAATCTCGACAGGAGAAAGAACACAAATGTCTTCCCAATTCTGAGTTCCTGTGTGAGTTAACCCTAGCAAACTGGGAAATAGCCTTGCTCCATCTCGGCAACATCCTTTTCGCTATCAAATCAAACACTACCAGAAACAATGTTTGATGTCATAATTCCATATAAAAACAGAAATAATAAAAACGTGCTTAAAATACATACATTAATTCAAACTTGGAAGAGATTTTTACGAACGACCAGAAGTTATGCTCTTGAGCTATTGGAGCTGTGCTGCGATCGTTGATATTCAGAGGTTTAGGAATATCTTATTAAACCCTCCTAAATAAGAATGGAATTTGTTACTACCAAAAAAAAGTAGTTCAATCGTACGGTCACGAGGAGCTTTTGGAAAGAGTGAGATCTTATTGCTGTAGCTATGATGATTTCCACGTCGTTACTGGCTTGAAATGACTATGATCATTCGTTTTTATTGGTGTCAAATTGCTTACGAATTTCATTAATTTTCCAATTGACATGTTTAATTTGTCCGGTTTTCATCTCCAATATCCATTATTTTTGTCTTTGGTCTTTGCCTTCTTTAGAAAAAAATTCTCCAATTTTCTTTTAAAGGAAAATGAAGTATTAAATTTAGCTCAGTTAATGCATTTTCTTGCGTGTTTATTAACAATAATGGTAATTCATTAATTTGTACACCAAAAACACAAGAAAAAAATATCATCCTTCTAAATGTAGACACCTAATTTTCTACTCTTTTCTCTATTAGCTAGGCGTAGAATTTAAAAGTCCAGACTTGCTAAATGTATTTTATTGTTAAGAAATGTAGCTCAAactaataatataaaataagaaaataaataatagaaTAAGAGAAGAACAATGAACTTTCTTATTTCATCAAGTGTTTAAGTGTGTCCCATATCACATTTCATgcctctatttatactattaCATAAAAGGTTACAAAGGACTGTCTTAAACATGATATTAATAATTAGGATCATGAGGAAGATCACGGGAAGAGGTTATGGAAGTGTAGGAGTTATAATCATAATAATGAGGAGTAGTGGGAGGTTATCTGCATCATGAAAGCAGTGGGAATAGTACACATCCACATTTACTAATAATTTACAACACTCTCTAAATATAGATAAtatgtctcgttaaaaccttaataaGAAAAAATCTTGTGGaaaaaaatcttagtgaaggaaaaaaagtacaCATATCTGTAATACGCTTTgtttgttgcctcgttaaaagcCTTACCAGGAAAATCCAATAGGACAAAACCTAggttaagggaaaaagagtacatcgcgtatcTTACTCCCCTCATGAAAACATCGCTTTATTTCTCGAtgacgacgcattccaatcttctgtctcaacttctcaaatgttgaggttgataatgccttagtgaacagatcaacCAAATTATCACATGAATGAATCTGTTGAACATTAATTTCACCGTTCTATTGAAGATCATTATGCGTAAATATAATGATTTATTAGTTCTAATTGTATTTCTCGTTGTTTCTTCTTAATATACATTGCATATTTTATCCCAATTGTATTTATTTAGATATAGTGAATATATATTTCAATTATGTATTTATTATCTTTTTTTTCGGTCCAAATCTACAAAAGTTAGTTGAAACTCTATttattttagccaaataaaaaaaagatttagCCAAAGTAATGAAGTTCAAATGGTGTATtttctacaaaaagaaaaaaatattgtatattattattattattattattattattattattatt
The sequence above is drawn from the Nicotiana tabacum cultivar K326 chromosome 13, ASM71507v2, whole genome shotgun sequence genome and encodes:
- the LOC107779089 gene encoding uncharacterized protein LOC107779089 isoform X2 gives rise to the protein MLPRWSKAISQFARVNSHRNSELGRHLCSFSCRDYSKVAAVAADPTEKIFNVKTEVKLNKLFWSKPHSLALAPDSPLRVEDPQYEGIKRFILKLLRFYSKQSKSIRGANVIYRRVIHQVDRPAIYDVFNLEKTFKTTFSLLVIHMWLCLRRLKQEGKEGVELGQYLYEIYNHDVELRVSKAGVNLLLTKWMKDLEKIFYGNIVAYDAAMLPEAKQDELQNVIWRNVFSDDGTSTPDHAALLPLQAIGGRLKELGIACQMLCRGMFAGNSTVCH
- the LOC107779089 gene encoding uncharacterized protein LOC107779089 isoform X1, whose product is MLPRWSKAISQFARVNSHRNSELGRHLCSFSCRDYSKVAAVAADPTEKIFNVKTEVKLNKLFWSKPHSLALAPDSPLRVEDPQYEGIKRFILKLLRFYSKQSKSIRGANVIYRRVIHQVDRPAIYDVFNLEKTFKTTFSLLVIHMWLCLRRLKQEGKEGVELGQYLYEIYNHDVELRVSKAGVNLLLTKWMKDLEKIFYGNIVAYDAAMLPEAKQDELQNVIWRNVFSDDGTSTPDHAALLPLQALSRYVRREFNCMSLTDKEAIFSGNFMFTPLGSSKAGAV